In Sphingobacteriaceae bacterium, the following proteins share a genomic window:
- a CDS encoding histidine kinase, whose product MQFELEHEKRFHGTVDHLLEGLQIIDFNWRYVYVNEAVVKQSKFSREQLLGHSMMEIYPGLEQTELFKVMSLSMNARVPHLFENVFTFPDNSTGCFELSIQPTEGGLTILSNDISEKKKAEKEKAERSAALERLIFMTSHNLRQPVTQVQGLANLLKSQVQSLAEANPELKKIVDYLIHSASSLDNVTRDLTSYIQSIELKAKK is encoded by the coding sequence ATGCAATTTGAACTGGAACATGAAAAAAGATTCCATGGTACCGTCGATCATTTACTCGAAGGACTTCAAATTATCGATTTCAACTGGCGCTATGTTTACGTAAATGAAGCTGTTGTGAAACAAAGTAAATTTTCACGGGAACAACTTCTCGGGCACTCCATGATGGAAATCTATCCAGGACTTGAGCAAACAGAACTCTTTAAAGTAATGAGTTTATCGATGAACGCCCGGGTGCCACATCTTTTTGAAAATGTCTTTACATTTCCCGATAACTCTACAGGGTGCTTCGAATTAAGCATACAGCCCACAGAAGGCGGTCTCACAATATTATCCAACGATATCAGCGAAAAGAAAAAGGCCGAAAAAGAAAAAGCAGAGCGTTCTGCTGCCCTGGAAAGGCTCATTTTTATGACCTCACACAACCTTCGCCAGCCCGTAACACAAGTACAAGGACTTGCTAACCTATTAAAAAGCCAGGTGCAGAGCCTCGCAGAGGCAAACCCTGAACTTAAAAAAATCGTCGACTATCTTATACACTCCGCATCTTCCCTCGATAACGTAACACGTGATCTCACCAGTTACATACAAAGTATCGAACTTAAAGCAAAAAAATAA